Genomic window (Culex pipiens pallens isolate TS chromosome 3, TS_CPP_V2, whole genome shotgun sequence):
TACGGTGTTTGTTTGCCCTGAAAGCATTTAATGCTTCTTTAACTCCATTTAATTCATTTTCTCTGCCGTAAATGCATGCGGGAATATTGTAGCAGTGTCTTTGGCGGATTAACAATGTTGGTTCAGCAGACTGTCCCCTGGTCATCTCAATTAAATCACAGTCTTGTTGAGATATGTTCCAATCCATGAATTTGACAACATCACGTACCAGATTCTTTGAGCTTTCTTATCAGGGACATGTACTCATCATCCGATCTTGAAATTCTGCATGTCACAAAAGGtttcccattcccattccccagaaatatgTATGACCTTGAAAAACATGTTACGTTTCCATTTGATGTAGTGCCATTtagtatccaggtttttaagcgaagatggcgttcgaatggtgaacgcccgaaatgtcaaaatcgcgcagtagcaccaacattagaaaaaaatttggctgtcatgccatggcacactttttccgtaatgttggtaccactgcgtgattttgacatttcgggcgttcaccattcgaacgccatcttcgcttaaaaacctcgatagcGCCGTTTGGCATACCATAATGTGGCATAATGGCGCATAATGGTCAATTGGCataatgatattaaattttcaacattaattCAATATTAGAATCGGTTTAAAGAAGCCTTCTCGACTTGTGATAACTGTTGAcactaatttattttattttatcattctttaagaagggaaaactctctttaCTAGGGATAACTGCTAAAGGAAAATTGTCAGCATGCtgcagttatcacaagtcaacAGAGTTATCCCttctttaaccctttcaggcctgatgggtaaTATATtacccaaaaatgaaaatttttaaaagtagcctttaattttcgtatggtcattagaatcattttcccataattaactcaaaaaatattaaaaatataaactcagggttaaagaagggaaaattctactttaaagggaaaattaaacttttggcaGACAGTCAAGAGAGTTGTTCCTTCTTTAACGgcgcacatcaaccagagtatttgcaccaagattgtttgttacaaatatttagtattttcgaaactacgggaactatcgatatagttttctattcatcccctaaagtactgtcttgtaagcgatttacaacaaaattttccTATTATACAATATAGCTGAGCATCCTTAAAGGGAAAATTCATCTTTCGTCAGCAATTATCACAAGTCAAGATagttttcctttctttaaagaaggaaacTTTTAAGGCGAAATCTGTATACTTCACACTTTAAAACTgatctttttttgaaataaagtacattcgtaataaaagtaaaacttttctggggaatgggtcattctggggaatgagtTTCTGGGGGAATGgaccattctggggaatgggatagaaccgaatatttcatgaacagccttgaGTTGAGGGCCgttcatagaactattttgaaaagccatcGCGgaccggacgttgggcaggcctgatttaGACTAAAGTCCGGAACATTGTTTTTGTAAGAGAACCTGTCacgttatatatttttagaaaggtatttgaaagacatttccaacgggtcaaaaatatcaaagatcAGATcttgggtgagttttcaaaaagccgtaagagccaccgtgacctctgacactagtTTTCGTTTTTCcccaaaatgaaacaaaatttcatgtatttttagtttggggtgtagatgaacaatctcaagcatttttggtattggtttttcgtaagtaggtcgaatactgatgcaaaaaggattttttttaccaatggctattacggctttttgaaaactaatccgagaggTAACCTTATTAAAAgatatgagcacttaagtgatattttagtGCTTTTCAGATGCTTTATCTCAGAAATTTTAGCTATTACGAAGGttattatgtaactttttttccttcagtagatTTACTCGATTCCTTAAGCCCACGCAAACTCTGTTCCTAACTTGGCTTAGGATAGTAACTTCACACATGTAATGCTTAAACaaagaaataaatgaaatgaaatctaaaaaaaaagatgattaaaaagatttgcaaacTTCTATTTCAATGTTACTTGAAAACCCCTTGAAATCAAATCATCAAAAGGGCCTTATCTTCGTTTGCCGCAACCGGTTTCCGCTCGGAGCTTAAGCTTTTGATCGGTCAGCAAAAAAAGACTCCACGGTGGCACGAGACTCTTATCTATGTACGGGTTCCCAACCACATCCATTAACTGTTTTTTTCCATAAGCAAAGTGAATCAAAGTTGATAAAAACAGAAGGACAGGTGCAACAATCACTCGTTATCAACTCACCGCTGCCGCGTATCGAAAGTCTTCAAAACGGTCTCGCATCAAAACGAACGCGTGCTTTGAACAAATATATCTTCATTATTTCatctttttctttatttctgcCTCCATTCCTTGAactcctctctctctctggatTAAATGATAATTATGATATCAGTGTCGTTTTGGtttggattcttttttttttcttgttatcGTGAAATGCAAAGGTTACGTgtttgtgtggatgtgtgtgtgtttctacCATTTTCCTCCCTTTTCGTCCTGTTCGATTgcaagtgcattttttttttgttttttgattataAATTTAAAGGAACCATAACATTTTTCCGCTAAACTGCTCACTACGtctgttttttaattttattttgttagtaaaaattttctttttcgaGGACGTTTTGTTATAATGCTCTCTGAACAcgctgcttattttttttttttgagaaaaagggGGATCAATTCGCAACAAGAGggagaaatagatttttttgtgtttttttccttaCGTGCTACGGGgtttctttttttgtatcgtttgtttttttgtttttcttaataggaaaaaataataGTAATAAAAAACGATTATAACTTGTTTCTTAAACGGTAATAATAGCtttgatttgatcatttgacAATAATAATAGTGTTTTCTCTTTGACTACGACTACGACTACAAACATTATTCTTGGTTCAACTTTAAGGGTGTGTGTGAAGTACAAACGACAAGGTACAAATCTAGGATTTGGACCGGGTAAGCAACGGTTTGTCCGAGTCGTCGAAGGTACGCTGCGGGGCCAGGCTGTTGCTGCGCGTGCTGGTGGTGGCAGGTGGCGCGGACCCGTGGCCGACGACGAGCGGACCGTTGTGGTGATCTGTGGACCCGAGCATGGCCAACGTGGGCGAGGGCGCGTTGCTCGTGGGTTTGCTGGCCTTGGGGGTTTGCAGGTTGGCGGTGTCGGCGCCCACGCTGCGATCGTCCTCGTCGTCCAGCGAGTGAAGCAGTTTTTCCACCTCGTCGTCGATCGGTTCCAGGCCGGAGTTGTCGGTCCCGAGACGCTGGGAGCGTTCCATCAGCGTGGCACGTTTGGCCGCCAGGTACAGGTTGCGCTTGATCTGGATGTAGACCATCTCGGTGACGGCCTTCACGGTGTAATCCGGGATGAACGTGTGCCGCAGCATGGCGTCCATGTTGAGCGACTGCAGCGAGCCCATGATCTGCTGCGGGGAGTCCACCGGGACGTCGATGCAGATGTTCTGGACGAGGGCTTGCGTGCCAAAGTAGCTGAACGGACCGCTGTCGAACATGAGGTTCTCCTTGCCGACGGTGACCTCGACGCGTCCCTCGAGGATAAGTACGAAATAGTCCACCGGCTTGCCACGCGTGATGATGAACATCGACGGGTCGTTCCGATCCTTGCCCTTGTGCTTCACGTGGTGCACAATGTCCTGGTTGAGCAGCCGGCGCAGAATCGTCTCGGACACCGAGTCCGACTTAAATGCCTCCACGGTGGTGCTCAAATACTGGAAGGTGGCCAGCGTCAGCTGGGGAGAAATGCGCAAACGCTGCGAGTTCGGGTCGCCACGACCCTGGGAAAACACGGCAAAGTCCTGGCGCTTGTTACGATCGCGACGCACCTTTCTACGATTGTCGGTAAACACGTCCGTCTCGTCCATAATCTCCGCCTGGATCAGCTCCTCGATCACGTCCTCCAGCGTGACCAGCCCGATCGTCTCGTAGAACGGATCGCCCTCGCCTTCGTTGTTCACCCGGTGCACGAACGCCATGTGGCCCTTGTGGCCTTCCTTAAACTGCTTAAACATCACATCGAGCGTCACGTCCTCGAACACGAAATGGCACGAATTCTGGTAGAACTCACACAGCGTCTTCAGCTGCGTGTTATCGTCCGGATCGACAAACGCCAAATCCTTAATGTACAGCAACGTCACGATGTTGTTCCGCTCGTTCTCGTACACCGGAATCCGCGAGAAGCCACTCTTCATAATCTCCGTAATCGTCTCGAAATCCAGCACCGCGTCCAAATCCAACATGAACGCGTCCTCGATGCGCGTCATCACGTCCTCCACCGTCTTCTTGCGAAGCTCCAGCACGCCCGAGATAACGTTCACCTCGTCCTTGTCCAGATCGTTGATGTCGGTCGTGACTTTCACGAGCTCCTTCAGCCGCTCGCGGTTGTAGAAGTTGCCAATCTCCTCGCCGAGCAGCACGTCCAGCACTTTGGACGTCGGATAAGATAGCGGGAACGTTATCAGCATCACCGCCTTCGTGATCATGATGGTCTTGGCACCGACGGCCAACCCGTgccgggagcagatggcctgcggaagcaaaaaagaaaatttgatcaCAACAAAGTTTTGACACTTGCGGGAAATTTTTCTACCCATCATAGCAAGCCACCCCCGCCCAACCAACGATCACCGCGATCACCAGGGACTCGCGTAACCATGGAAGCCATAGTTACGAGAAAATAACAGGCTGAAAGGTGTGTAGGTCAAGTGCAGACCCCCTGTTCAGCCATACCCGCTTGGGACGTTGTAGTGTGTGGACGCTCTTACTAATATCTCTCTCTTTCCAATTTCAGGTAGACGGAGAAATGGGCGCCAAGATGTCTCGCCGGCGGAAGGCCGCTGCGGCCGCGGAAGAGGCCGGTACGGCCGTGGAGTTGGCCACTCCGCGTACGGACGAAGCTGACGTTGACCGGGTTGCGGGTGGCGGACGGGTTGACGGGGGAACTGACTCGGCGGGGGGAATTCCGGAACCGGATCCGCCGGTTTCGGAACAAAATTTAACTGACTCTGGTTTGGACCATTCCGATGAACCGGCGGATCCGGTTACGGAAGCCCCAGTGGTaattgaaattcaattaaatgaCTCTTTGGACAATGCTACGGCGGTTCCGATTCCGGAACCGCCCGTAGATCAAAATTCTTTGATTATTTCGACCATTTCAGGGGGAATCGAGGGCCAAATCGATGAGATTACCGTAGTTCCGATACCGGATCCACCGGTCACGGAGCAAAATTTAAACGACGATTCTTTGGTTAATTCCGAAGGACCGGTGGATCCGGTTGAGGAATCTACGGTAATCGACATAGAAGAACGTTCCGAACCAACTGCGGCGGCTTCCATCTTGGAACCGCCAGAACGTTACGTTCGCAAAATTAGTTTGGAGGAAGTTCCGGAACAACCAAATTTAAAGGTAgtcctaaattctaaaaaaaatgtccgtTTTTCAGATTTGGCACAGGTTCACGAGTATACCGTTTTGGAATCCTCTATCCCAAAACAGTATTCGATTCCGGTGAACGATTCCTCAGAATCTGTTCCGGAACTTCCCAttctaaattcaaaacaaataacatatttttggtGTTACTCCTGtcaaaattttggttcaaattcTTTGCCCTGGTTGCTGCGATTGCgctattcaaaattttcgatGTGGTTGCGCCATTTATTTGGTGGTTCAATGTGTTGCGCGGTtatttgtttgcttgtttttgtttgaattgtttaatgttttttctcGTTTCATGAGCTGTTTCTTGTTAGGAGCGTTTTTCAGTtactgatgatgatgacgatgatgacgatTATATaacgatgatgacgatgataTGATTAATTGCGATGAATATTGGATGGATTTGTAAAGTATGTTTTGAAATCGATAACAAATAATGTATTacaaataattacaaatgtaTCGTTTTGTCATTTCAGATGCCGAATTTCTGGACTGGACTGGACGATCCTGACGGAGAGGCCCTTGTTTGGAGATGTGAGATTTCTTGCAGCCTGaagattttttattataaatgaaatgtattttatttctgtaataaatgtatgaaaacaaaATTGCTATGCTTTATTTTATGAAGGAAGTactttgataaatttcaattgcaacatgtatttgttttggtttatctTTCATTTAGTTAGAAAACAAAtcgtttgaaactgaattcttggAATCGTTTGAACTTGATTGGAACTTGATTTAGTAATGTTAgtagaaagaaaagaaaacgaaagaaaattaaaaaatcatatattttaaaattataaaattgtaaaattgtagaattgtaaaactctaaatttgtaaaattgtaatattgcaaaattgcaaaaatgtaaaattgtagaattgtaaaattgcaaaaattgtaaaattgtaatattgcaaaattttaaaattacgtgtaaaattgtcaatttggaaaattgttaatttgtaaaaattttaaaattgtatgattgtaaaattgtgaatctgtaaaattgttaaattgcgaacttgtaaaattgtaacactgtaaaattaaaaaaatgtaaaatttaaaaattgttaaatttaaaaattaaaaaatttaaaaattgtaaaattgtaaaatttttgaatttctaaaaaaaaatgttaaatctaaatttgtaaaattgcaaatttgtaaatttgtaaaattgtaaaattgtaaaattgcaaaaattgtaaaattgaacattgcaaaattttaaaattgtgaaattgtaaaattataaaattgtaaaattgcaaaaattgtaaaattgtaaatttggaaaattgtaaaattgtgaaattgtaaaattgtaaaattgcaaaattgtaaaattttaaaattgcaaaattgcaaaattgcaaaattgtaaaattgcaaaattgtataaattgtaaaattgtaaaattgtaaaattgcaaaattgtaaaactttaaaattgcaaaattaaagaattgcaaaattgtaaaattgtaaaattgtgaaattgcaaaattgtaaaattgtaaaattgtaaaattgtaaaattgtaaaattgtaaaattgcaaaattgtaaaattgcaaaattgcaaaattaaagaattgcaaaattgtaaaattgtaaaattgtaaaattgtaaaattgtaaaattgtaaaattgtaaaattgtaaaattgtaaaattgtaaaattgtaaaattgtaaaattgtaaaattttaagattttaaaattgtaaaattgtaaaattgtaaaattgtaaaattgtaaaattgtaaaattgtaaaattgtaaaattgtaaaattgtaaaattgtaaaattgtaaaattgtaaaattgtaaaattgtaaaattgtaaaattgtaaaattgtaaaattgtaaaattgcaaaattgtaaaactgtaaaattgcaaaattgaagaattgcaaaattgtaaaattgtaaaactgtaaaattgcaaaattgaagaattgtaaaattgtaaaattgttaaattgcaaaattgtaaaattgtaaaattgtaaaattgcaaaattgtaaaattgtaaaattgtaaaattgtaaaattgtaaaattgtaaaattgtaaaattgtaaaattgtaaaattgtaaaattgtaaaattgtaaaattgtaaaattgtaaaattgtaaaattgtaaaattgtaaaattgtaaaattgtaaaattgtaaaattgcaaaattgtaaaattgtaaaattgtaaaattgtaaaattgtaaaattgtaaaattgtaaaattttaaaattgtaaaattgtaaaattgtaaaattgtaaaattgtaaaattgtaaaattgtaaaattgtaaaattgtaaaattgtaaaattgtaaaattgtaaaattgtaaaattgtaaaattgtaaaattgtaaaattgtaaaattgtaaaattgtaaaattgtaaaattgtaaaattgtaaaattgtaaaattgtaaaattgtaaaattgtaaaattgtaaaattgtaaaattgtaaaattgtaaaattgtaaaattgtaaaattgtaaaattgtaagattgtaaaattgtaaaattgtaagattgtaaaattgtaaaattgtaaaattgtaaaattgtaaaattttaagattttaaaattgtaaaattgtaaaattgtaaaattgtaaaattgtaaaattgtaaaattgtaaaattgtaaaattgtaaaattgtaaaattgtaaaattgtaaaattgtaaaattgtaaaattgtaaaattgtaaaattttaagattttaaaattgtaaaattgtaaaattgtaaaattgtaaaattgtaaaattgtaaaattgttaaattgtaaaattgtaaaattgtaaaattgtaaaattgtaaaattgtaaaattgtaaaattgtaaaattgtaagattgtaaaattgtaaaattgtaaaattgtaaaattgtaaaattgtaaaattgtaaaattgtaaaattgtaaaattgtaaaattgtaaaattgtaaaattgtaaaattgtaaaattgtaaaattgtaaaattgtaaaattgtaaaattgtaaaattgtaaaattgtaaaattgtaaaaattgtaaaattgcataattgtaaaattgtaaaattgtaaaaatgtaaaattgtaaaattgtataattgtaaaattgtaaaattgtaaaattgtaaaattgtaaaattgtaaaattgcaaaattgaagaattgcaaaattgtaaaattgtaaaattgtaaaactgtaaaattgcaaaattgaagaattgtaaaattgtaaaattgtaaaattgcaaaattgtaaaattgtaaaattgtaaaattgcaaaattgtaaaattgttaaattgtaaaattgtaaaattgtaagattgtaaaattgtaagattgtaaaattgtaaaattgtaaaattgtaaaattgtaaaattgtaaaattgtaaaattgaaaaattgtaaaactgtaaaattgtaaaattgtaaaattgtaaaattgtaaaattgtaaaattgtaaaattgtaaaattgtaaaattgtaaaattgtaaaattgtaaaattgtaaaattgtaaaattgtaaaattgtaaaattgtaaaattgtaaaattgtaaaattgtaaaattgtaaaattgtaaaattgtaaaattgtaaaattgtaaaaattgtaaaattgcaaaattgtaaaattgtaaaattgtaaaattgtaaaaatgtaaaattgtaaaattgtaaaattgtaaaattgtaaaattgtaaaattgtaaaattgtaaaattgtaaaattgtaaaattgtaaaattgtaaaattgtaaaattgtaaaattgtaaaattgtaaaattgtaaaattgtaaaattgtaaaattgtaaaattgtaaaattgtaaaattgtaaaattgtaaaattgtaaaattgtaaaattgtaaaattgtaaattgtaaaattgtaaaattgtaaaattgtaaaattgtaaaattgtaaaattgtaaaattgtaaaattgtaaaattgtaaaattgtaaaattgtaaaattgtaaaattgtaaaattgtaaaattgtaaaattgtaaaattgtaaaattgtaaaattgtaaaattgtaaaattgtaaaattgtaaaattgtaaaattgtaaaattgtaaaattgtaaaattgtaaaattgtaaaattgtaaaattgtaaaattgtaaaattgcaaaaattgtaaaattgtaaaattgtaaaattgtaaaattgtaaaattgtaaaattgtaaaattgtaaaattgtaaaattgtaaaattgtaaaaattgtaaaattgtaaaattgtaaaattttaaaattgtaaaattgtaaaattgtaaaattgtaaaattgtaaaaattgtaaaattgtaaaattgtaaaattttaaaattgtaaaattgtaaaattgtaaaattgtaaaattgtaaaattgtaaaattgtaaaattgtaaaattgtaaaattgtaaaattgtaaaattgtaaaattgtaaaattgtaaaattgtaaaattgtaaaattgtaaaattgtaaaattgtaaaattgtaaaaattgtaaaattgtaaaattgtaaaattgtaaattgtaaaattgtaaaattgtaaaattttaaaattgttatattgtaaaattgttaaaactgtaaagttttaaatttgtaaaattgaaaattgtaaaattaccaaattgttaaattgtaaaactgcacaattgtaaaaattgtaaaaatagtaaaaattgtaaaattttagatcactttttcaaaacaaccaatgcgccatgggtttcctatgtacataagaCCTGAacctgaaaaagtaagcgagaattgtaaaatttattgtaaaattgtaaaactgcGAAAttgtaaaactgaaaaattgtgaaattgtaggattatgaaattgtaaaattaattaattcatTATTTTCCTACAAGAATTTCACACTGGGTGATAACTGCGCCATCATCTGCTGCCAAAATCCCGAAGCGAcgtttttctgcatacattttagcgattttcctcacataaacttcaacgataaaaagcgaccccttaaccttaacgccttaaccgatttgactcaaaattggcacagatagggggagggggggcagaatggcccgcctaagtaaaatgcgccaaaaaccatagaaaaacatgaaaacttatgaattcagtgtagtaggcttatgctttgggatgtttccttcaatgttatatacttggttgatgaaattttttagcttaaaactgtttttagccactttaaaaaaaaagttttttcgactacttttccagggtgcggggcagaatgggccaccctgcggggcagaatgggccaccttagaaaacaagccattttgtctaatacaacgttgaagggagataagaaatgacttaaggtacctttctagcatagtttccatgaagttagaccactttaataaaaatagtcacttatcaaaaaaaattttttgaagatagtgttaatatgttgaaaaaggacactatttttacaaataatcatcaaaacaactaaaaaatcaactaattttgcat
Coding sequences:
- the LOC120412931 gene encoding unextended protein is translated as MPKAGPGGGAPRICYSSSSNFLLRRSWVLVLVLVGSCALGGVAGSVIVPRNGNSDGQLGWLVTAAAVTQGELVPGDQLRVVRWARSAEDCFQKQDGEDEDVGSGRILARNDTHFQMVLKLNQQQQQQWPSINEEGSGEMVGGACAGRGGEDIDLFFLSISSVARASKELQRTQRSTAAVGEGEAVVEAAVDSSTPNLVIFGLRVEHASKEPRVDEDGVPAVLSHAPVTVRLFGEGLTESTVVVFTQEHNVYGGSCLVPVTNKFRVLKGSVSEYSALVQVELPTLVEPLGQYFYVCAKYETHDTGEQLAKSVEPFTHQGSKDWMRLSSYEPVLPLWVSLIIIGTCLMFSALFSGLNLGLMSLDRTDLKILCNTGTEQEKQYARAIQPVRDHGNFLLCSILLGNVLVNSTFTILLDSLTSGLVAVICSTIAIVIFGEITPQAICSRHGLAVGAKTIMITKAVMLITFPLSYPTSKVLDVLLGEEIGNFYNRERLKELVKVTTDINDLDKDEVNVISGVLELRKKTVEDVMTRIEDAFMLDLDAVLDFETITEIMKSGFSRIPVYENERNNIVTLLYIKDLAFVDPDDNTQLKTLCEFYQNSCHFVFEDVTLDVMFKQFKEGHKGHMAFVHRVNNEGEGDPFYETIGLVTLEDVIEELIQAEIMDETDVFTDNRRKVRRDRNKRQDFAVFSQGRGDPNSQRLRISPQLTLATFQYLSTTVEAFKSDSVSETILRRLLNQDIVHHVKHKGKDRNDPSMFIITRGKPVDYFVLILEGRVEVTVGKENLMFDSGPFSYFGTQALVQNICIDVPVDSPQQIMGSLQSLNMDAMLRHTFIPDYTVKAVTEMVYIQIKRNLYLAAKRATLMERSQRLGTDNSGLEPIDDEVEKLLHSLDDEDDRSVGADTANLQTPKASKPTSNAPSPTLAMLGSTDHHNGPLVVGHGSAPPATTSTRSNSLAPQRTFDDSDKPLLTRSKS